The Astatotilapia calliptera chromosome 14, fAstCal1.2, whole genome shotgun sequence genome includes a region encoding these proteins:
- the samsn1a gene encoding SAM domain-containing protein SAMSN-1a isoform X3 translates to MLQRAASNVSDKARSKPKRSTSFGKFEGLRHHSSQAKPKENGTAMVTEECESSDPNNSAGLRKKMKEISLTMRRKMGKKHAKSLSEETGDDTDKEPDAETESSPPAEKNSTQTSNSLESLYSGQSSSSSGGVTSESNGSGQRDSLRLEEDGSYHGQFCGRARVHTDFVPSPYDTDSLKLKVGDIINIISKPPMGIWTGMLNNKVGNFKFIYVDVLVEKEEEEETPKIRQQKLCKRPRPKTLLELLERLNLEEYASALMLNGYETVESLMHLQEKHLIELNVKDPEHRQKLLTAAEYHYTEGDDVRDAEELKSSHSLQEEDSDCPRDSGCFIPSECSDSKEDTEPVTDAVES, encoded by the exons ATGTTACAGAGGGCTGCATCTAATGTGTCAGACAAAGCAAGGAGCAAACCAAAG CGCTCCACAAGCTTTGGCAAATTTGAAGGTCTCAGACATCACTCATCACAGGCCAAACCGAAGGAAAATGGAACCGCTATG GTCACAGAAGAATGTGAAAGTTCAGACCCAAACAACTCAGCTGGACTCCGGAAGAAGATGAAGGAGATTTCACTGACCATGCGCAGAAAAATGGGCAAAAAACATGCCAAGTCTTTATCCGAGGAGACA gGCGATGACACAGACAAAGAGCCAGATGCAGAGACAGAAAGCAGCCCTCCAGCTGAGaaaaactccacacagacaagcaactcCTTGGAGAGTCTTTACAGTGGCCAGAGCTCCTCCA gttCAGGTGGTGTGACCAGTGAGTCCAATGGCTCTGGTCAGAGAGACAGTCTGAGGCTGGAGGAGGACGGCTCGTATCACGGACAGTTCTGTGGCCGAGCTCGAGTCCACACGGATTTTGTTCCCAGTCCATATGACACGGACTCCCTCAAACTCAAG gttggtgacatcatcaacatcatcagTAAGCCTCCAATGGGCATTTGGACAGGCATGCTCAACAACAAAGTGGGCAACTTCAAGTTCATCTATGTCGACGTTTTGgtggagaaagaagaagaagaggagactCCCAAAATCAGACAGCAGAAGCTGTGCAAAAGACCTCGACCTAAAACACTGCTGGAGTTACTGGAACGCTTGAATCTGGAG GAATATGCTTCTGCACTGATGCTAAATGGCTATGAAACAGTGGAGTCCCTGATGCACCTGCAGGAGAAACATCTTATAGAGCTGAACGTCAAAGACCCAGAGCACAGACAGAAGCTACTCACTGCTGCTGAATACCACTACACAGAAG GTGATGATGTCAGGGATGCGGAGGAGCTCAAATCTTCCCACAGTCTGCAGGAGGAAGACAGCGACTGTCCCAGAGACTCGGGCTGCTTCATCCCGTCAGAGTGTTCAGACAGCAAGGAGGACACAGAGCCCGTCACAGACGCCGTGGAGTCCTAA
- the samsn1a gene encoding SAM domain-containing protein SAMSN-1a isoform X4: MLQRAASNVSDKARSKPKRSTSFGKFEGLRHHSSQAKPKENGTAMVTEECESSDPNNSAGLRKKMKEISLTMRRKMGKKHAKSLSEETGDDTDKEPDAETESSPPAEKNSTQTSNSLESLYSGQSSSSGVTSESNGSGQRDSLRLEEDGSYHGQFCGRARVHTDFVPSPYDTDSLKLKVGDIINIISKPPMGIWTGMLNNKVGNFKFIYVDVLVEKEEEEETPKIRQQKLCKRPRPKTLLELLERLNLEEYASALMLNGYETVESLMHLQEKHLIELNVKDPEHRQKLLTAAEYHYTEGDDVRDAEELKSSHSLQEEDSDCPRDSGCFIPSECSDSKEDTEPVTDAVES; the protein is encoded by the exons ATGTTACAGAGGGCTGCATCTAATGTGTCAGACAAAGCAAGGAGCAAACCAAAG CGCTCCACAAGCTTTGGCAAATTTGAAGGTCTCAGACATCACTCATCACAGGCCAAACCGAAGGAAAATGGAACCGCTATG GTCACAGAAGAATGTGAAAGTTCAGACCCAAACAACTCAGCTGGACTCCGGAAGAAGATGAAGGAGATTTCACTGACCATGCGCAGAAAAATGGGCAAAAAACATGCCAAGTCTTTATCCGAGGAGACA gGCGATGACACAGACAAAGAGCCAGATGCAGAGACAGAAAGCAGCCCTCCAGCTGAGaaaaactccacacagacaagcaactcCTTGGAGAGTCTTTACAGTGGCCAGAGCTCCTCCA GTGGTGTGACCAGTGAGTCCAATGGCTCTGGTCAGAGAGACAGTCTGAGGCTGGAGGAGGACGGCTCGTATCACGGACAGTTCTGTGGCCGAGCTCGAGTCCACACGGATTTTGTTCCCAGTCCATATGACACGGACTCCCTCAAACTCAAG gttggtgacatcatcaacatcatcagTAAGCCTCCAATGGGCATTTGGACAGGCATGCTCAACAACAAAGTGGGCAACTTCAAGTTCATCTATGTCGACGTTTTGgtggagaaagaagaagaagaggagactCCCAAAATCAGACAGCAGAAGCTGTGCAAAAGACCTCGACCTAAAACACTGCTGGAGTTACTGGAACGCTTGAATCTGGAG GAATATGCTTCTGCACTGATGCTAAATGGCTATGAAACAGTGGAGTCCCTGATGCACCTGCAGGAGAAACATCTTATAGAGCTGAACGTCAAAGACCCAGAGCACAGACAGAAGCTACTCACTGCTGCTGAATACCACTACACAGAAG GTGATGATGTCAGGGATGCGGAGGAGCTCAAATCTTCCCACAGTCTGCAGGAGGAAGACAGCGACTGTCCCAGAGACTCGGGCTGCTTCATCCCGTCAGAGTGTTCAGACAGCAAGGAGGACACAGAGCCCGTCACAGACGCCGTGGAGTCCTAA